CTTGGTTCTTTGTCGATATTCATTTCCGTGGTACTTGTCTATATACCTCCCtttgatttcatctcatttcgTCTCGTTGATCGGTGATCGGTGATGGATCAGAAtcaggaaagggaaggggaaTGGATTAGTCAATATACAATTTCAAGATCGAGATAAACGTATGCATGTTGTATATCAATCGTCGAGTGGATCAACCAGGCATCATCTACTGACATGAACGTGAATGAACGAGATCAGGTAAGAAGAGTGCGAATGGCTTGTGAGATTATGTATATTCCCAGAGTATTTGTATAGCTTAATGCATAGAAATTGTATGTTAATCTATCTATAtttacttttcttttttcttttcttttttcgTTAATATGTCGTATGagattgatctcttctaccATCCTTATCTTGTCAATCTTCGAATCCGTCCAAGTTGAATCACTGATGAGTGTAATCTATTTAATCTACCCTGATGGAAGAGTATAATCGTCTGATTGCGAAGTACGTCGCTATATACCCTATCGATCCACCTATCAAGAAATCGAGCAAGGAGAATAGGAATCTATAAAGCACATAACAATCAGTATAGCTACATCGAGTATGacattgaagaagaacgagagaAGTGAAGGGCAGATATGTGTCAAACTTGAACTCACAGATAACCAAAGTACAGTATCACACTTGTGAAACTATCCAAACTTAGTCTACTAGCCCAATACCAAATCCCATAAGTGAACAACCAGAAAGCGGATCCTCCACCAATCAGGAAACTTCTCCAATGCCATCTATATTCCTCGGAGCACAACACGAAATATACAAACAACACCGTCGTCGTCGCAGTAGTCAAAGCAACTACAATAAAAGTTAAAAACAAGAAACCGAAAGCGTAATAAGCTCTGTTACCGAATAGAGAAGATAAGACGAAATATAATTCTACGAAAGCAGCTCCGAAGGGTAATATACCGCCTAATATCGCTGAGGGGATGGCGTTGAGATACCATGGTCGTGGAGGGATTTGACGAGGTATTGAGGATGTTTGAGTAGGGTTGGAGAATGAACCATGTTTCATACCGTAGAAATAACCTGCCACACTCAGTGGTACACTGATCAAGAACCAGAGTAAGAGGATGGCAAGGATAGTTCCAAATGGTACTGCTCCTGATGATCCTGAGAAAATCAAAAATAAATTGAGTAAACCGATAATCGAGAATATGACCACTGGGAAGAGGACGGTTGTGAGGATTAAGTTCGATTTCCACTGATTACCACCTAGTGTCGAATAGGTTCTTGAAGATGCGTATCCTGATATACAACTGAACAGCGTCCAACAGATTAACAACACCGTAGCTAGCGAGCCTctgttggaaggtgagagaAATCCGAATAAAGCGAATATGAGTGTAACTAGACACATGAATATCAAGTGTAGACCGTTTCCAACCATTACGGAGAGTAGCATTGGTCTAGTGGGTAATCTAAACACTTCTCCATGGACTAATTTCCAACCGTAATCTTCTTGAACATCTTCGGATAAATCGATGGCATTGTATCTTGATATATCCTTTGAAATCGTTCGATAAAGTATCATAGCTACCATGAATACCAAAAACCCTACAATCACCAATGAATTGACCAATGAGAACCAATGGATCTTGGGATCGAATACGTGAAGGTAAGAATCCCACCTCATTCCCCAAGGTATAtcagatgggatgaatgataCGCTGTAGGTATAGTAGAATTCGTTATTTGACGCTTCGGATAGGTAGAATGGTTGATCGGTAAAGCAATTAGGTTGTGATGAACCACTTGTCATTGAATTGACCGTTCGTGGATAAACTAATACTCCTACTACTCTATATTGTTTCTTCGGTGTGCTCGAACTTGAGCCTGATCCGGGGAGGTAGGGATATGAGGATGAATAGTctttttgatgatattggatatatatatcataatGATTATTCAAAGCTGGTTTATCAGGTATAGTCTCGTCATCACCCAGGTTAAACCCTTGAGCATCTAAGAAAATCTCATTCGTTTTActatctctcttcatctctgaTGAAGGTAACCCATCAATGATGAAATTTAATCCGTAATCTTCTTTTATACGATCGTTGATGAATTTAGCATCTTCTTTAGGAACTGAAGCTTGACATAGTAATTTACATGTTTGATTCTCCATCATATCTATTTCATAAGGTGATGATAATATTCGATCTCCGAACAGGATTGATCCTAGACTTTCTGGTTGTTTGACGGGACCGTCGGGTGGTTGACAGAAGTGAAATCTGGGATCATAGTAGTCGTAGGATATTAGGGAATGGAGTTTGGAATTTAACATTGGTGTTAGGGTGTTGACGAAAACGTCGATCTTCTCGCCGTGTAGGTAATCTCTGGGAGCTGTACCTGGAAGATAGAATGCGGAGGATAGTGGGATGAGGGAGAGCAAGGGGAGGAGGGTGGAGGGGAACATGGTGAATGAATTTGTCGAGGGGGTTAGGAGGGGAAGTTGGTtggtggaaagtgaagatTGCCAGTAGCAGTTCTTATTCCTCTTTGTCCTGCCGAGCTGTTGAGATGATTCTTTTGATGTGTAGCGTTGTGGTGATAAATTAAGTAAGTCTACAACTGCGCTGAAATAAATGGTTACAGTAGTTACGCAGTTGCAGTTGATAAAGACGTGTCTTGATACTGTGTACTCTGAACCAGTGCTTGCTCTTAAATGGGATTCCCAGTTAAGCACaagtgagtgagagtggaggaggattgttgatgttgtcCAAAACGATACAATCGACAGTGTTCTTAAAGCTAGCCTCTGGATTATTGATCATTCAAGATCATAAGACCATCATAGAGAGAATAAATACTTGGAAGATCATCAGAGTCGACATATAAAAGGATATAACAAAGTAGGGAGAATCCAAATAATCCGGAGAAATCGAAAACATGGTGAGCAGACTGCTTCACACTTCTCAAATGACAGGATGATGACCTATATACTTCCATGCAGTCCGTCACTTTACATACTTCCCATGGggatatcaaggtgagccTGTCAAACAATGGCCAAGCATAGTGTAAATGGTAGGATAGATCGCTGAATCCTGTGATGTTACTGTAGTTGGAGATATTCTGTGAATCAGTCCCAAGAGCAGCCGAAGTAAGTTCGAACACTAATCTTGATCAGTTTGTTTGACGTCAACATGATATTGATTTTTCGGATGGGGGATGATCATAGAATTTCTTGGCACTCTGTGCATCAGGGTCATACGATAATACCCTTTTTCATCGAAATATAAAAGGATTCATGATACAAGGTGGTGATCCGACTGGAACAGGGAAGGGAGGACAGAGTATATATGGGAGTCCATTTAATGATGAGATCAGACAGACATTGAGGGTGGGTCggtctttcctcttcattttcTAGCCTCATACGTGACATAAAGCTGACTTAAGTGCCGGTGTATGGTATTGATGTAGTTCAATAATAGAGGGATTGTAGCTATGGCCAACGCTGGTCCAGATACGAATAAATCTCAGGTGAGTTAGGGGTTGGATCAACATTAAGCTACCTATCCTTCGTCTTTCACCACATTACATTGTGTTGTTTGGTAACTGATGATTCGTTATCCTCGGACAGTTCTTCATAACGTATGGTAAACAACCGAGTTTAGATGGTAAATACACTATATTTGGAAAGTAAGTATGAACGAGTGATTCCCTTTGCGGTTCTTTAAGCTGAATCCTCTTTCGATATCAATAGGGTGATTGACGGCCTGGATACAACGTTAGATTCAATGGAAAGAGTACCCGTCAACGCTAAAAACAAACCTCTTTCAGAGATAAAGTTGATAGGAGTTACGATACATGCTAATCCCATAGCTGATCAGAATAAGTAAAAATATATAATCATATGAACATGCATGTAACAttataatcatcatcatcgtcattatcatcgtccTCCCAAACCAAACAAACCTTCTTATGATTGTTTGGTGATCTAGGCGTACCACGCATTACCAGCCATCTGAGAACGGATCGCACTATAATCTCTATGAGGTATAGCAGATTCACTTATTTTGAATATACGTTTTGCTTCCTGAGTAAAACGTACAATTATCAGCTCGAGGTCATGACTTATGGGTCGACGTGAAGGAAAAGATTACAGGTCAACTGACTTCCCAGGTTTTGATATCTAACTCTACAACAGCTTGGTTCTTTATGATTATATCATTATCTATTTCATCATGGGGCGATGTATCCTCTATTAAATCGAACAAGAAGCGTTCAAGCATCAGTCAGAAGTTGAAAATTCTACTGCGTGGGTTCAGATGAAAACGGAAAGACTTACTAATCAAtacctcaccatcatcaggATTCACTTCTATCCCAGCTAAACCCTGATTCAATAGAAAACTGACAAAGAAACAATTTTCTACCGATTGACCGAAATCATCTGGATTAATAACAAATTGGAAAAAGTTgacaccttcaccatctgaGTCTAATTCTTGAAGAACATGTTTGACCTATGGtggaaaaaaaaaaaaaacgtTCGAGATGAACCGTTCAAAGTGTGTAAGTTGAAGTTTGTACAAAGTGATTAAGAGCACAACCCACCATCTTAACGTTTGATGtaaaatcatctttcgcCTTTTTCTTACCCTGAGTTTCATTGTGAACTTCCTCTGGTCGAATCTCAGGTGCTAATGGTTTTTTCTTCTGTTTAGGTCctacttttcttttctcatgGATCTTCGATAATGGTCCGTACCTATTATCAAATTCAACCATCAGGATTAGTTCTCAAGCGAGATCTGAAGAACGGAAAACGTCTTACTCACATGAATTCAATACCAAATATCCTTCTGTTGAATTTCGCCGCCATCCAACCTAGCTTCTCCCAATCTCCTAAAACACCCTTACGTGCACCTCTATGACCGGTCCCATTCCTTGCTCTATTATGAGTTTGGCTTTGgtccagctcatcatcctcgtcggacgaggcagaagaagatccatcTTGGTCGTCGAGCTCCATTCGGTCGAGACCTAGGTGGTTTTTCACCCTATGAGATTGGTCAGCTTAACAAGTCTATTTGTGAATCAATGTAGacgaagggaaagaaggcAATGCAACGATGTGACTTCATGATTGTGATTTGCAAATGTCGATTCGCTACTCACTTTAAGAGAAACTCGTCTATATCAAAATTGACTCCATCAATCTTGAATTTCTTGGCGAGGGCCATAGCATTCTCCGTATTGGTTTTCATCAAATTAGCATCCAATATTCCTATACCTGTATCTCTCACTAGTGTCCATCCATATCCACTGATCAGCTTTGGTTCCTGCAGAAGACGCAACACGCTAGCTGAGTTGACGGAACATACCATCGAGGAACAGGTTTTCTTGTTTCGATATTGCTTTTATCAAATCTTGAGCAGTCGAATTGGCAAGATTGGCTCGTAGCTCTATTCGAGATAGCAGATTAAGTGATAAATTTAGCCTCATATCCACATATAATAGCGTTGTAGTCTTGGAAAAGTGTTCTACCCACCATCAGCCTCATTCTGTAACGCTCTATACTCCCTACTCAACCTGATCTGTTCCTGCAAATCTGGCTTCTCGAATATCTCATTGACATCGgttatcttcctcctcttctgtgTAGGTAAGGTACcatgatcttcctcctcttcgtcatggtgatgatgacgatggtggTGATAGTCGTTGCTCGTCCTCGGTCTTCGAGATGGACCTGCTTCTGCTGACATTGTGGGTGAAAGTATGGGTTGAGAATGGGataaggaagaggaaggtgaaggtgaaggtgaagatgatgaatctgtGTGTAAAGCCAAGAAAGACGCGTCTGGGTCCAGTCAACATTGCTTGTGAAATTGATCCCGTTGATCAGCGGTTGACGTGTGTGACAATGACCACAACCTCCACTTTGGTCactcctcatcctcgatgGTTGATCTATTCATTCATTGATTTATTcctcattcctcatcatccttctttctcttgtccCAATCACAAGACTCAAGCAAAGATGGCCTCCGTGAATGGCGATCAGGCTGATCACAGGTAAGCTAGACCCCTGTTGTTCATCGCAGCTCAGCTGACCATTTTGTA
The nucleotide sequence above comes from Kwoniella europaea PYCC6329 chromosome 1, complete sequence. Encoded proteins:
- a CDS encoding peptidyl-prolyl cis-trans isomerase-like 3; protein product: MQSVTLHTSHGDIKLEIFCESVPRAAENFLALCASGSYDNTLFHRNIKGFMIQGGDPTGTGKGGQSIYGSPFNDEIRQTLRFNNRGIVAMANAGPDTNKSQFFITYGKQPSLDGKYTIFGKVIDGLDTTLDSMERVPVNAKNKPLSEIKLIGVTIHANPIADQNK